The region ACACTAAAGCTGGAATGGCCTTCAGTGAAGGGACAGCTAAGGCTCCGGGAGAGCACACAGGCGCCTGCCAAGTCAGTGGCAGCGGTGGGACCCAGGTCCGTACCACCTGCCCCTAGGATCACAGTGCTGTCAGTGTGGTGCCCCTGAACCCCTTCAAAGGTAAATGAAATGCTAAAGTCAATCTCAATCCAGCATGGCTGTGAGGTGACAAGTTGTTCCCCAAACTCTTCCTTTTTGGCCACCAGTCAGTCCTGAGCACAGATACAGGGCTTTGTCCAGTCTAGCTTCCAGTCTCCTTTCCCAACAGGTCCTGACAACTTTCTTCAACCTGAGTGTCCTCTATCTCCATGGCAACAGCATCCAGCGCCTTGGAGAAGTGAACAAGCTGGCTGTCCTCCCTCGGCTCCGGAGCCTGACCCTGCACGGGAACCCCAttgaagaggagaaggggtatAGGTAAGTCCCCCGCGCTGGATGTGGGCTCCAGCTGGGCTCCCATGAGGGAAAGGAGGAGAGCTAGGGTTAGAAACCCAACACCATCCTTCTGCTCTGCCTGGGCCGGGGAAGGGAGTAGAAGGCTTTAGGCATTTCTTGCAGCCAATCAGGATAAATCCAGTCTCCTCCAAACTCTACTCAAGTCCGTCCATTCCTTGCAGTCAGGGGAGACAAGAGTGACTGGTGGAGGGGGAAAGGGGTCCTACAAGGGGGGCCGGCCCCCAGCCCGAGTCTTCCCCACAGGCAATATGTGCTGTGCACCCTGCCCCATATCACCACGTTCGACTTCAGTGGGGTCACCAAAGCAGACCGCACAACGGCTGAAGTGTGGAAACGCATGAACATCAAACCGAAGAAGGTCCGGATCAAGCACAACGCACTCTGAGGTTCCCAGGACCCCAGCAGTCCTAAAGGCCTGAGGGTGGTCAGTTTGGTTTGACAATAAATGATTTGAACTGTTCGGCAGATCACCTTGTCCCACGCAGAGATGCCCCCCAAATCAGGTAACCAGCATCATGTTCTGGTCTTACATCActgaaaggaggaggaaatggaaagaaaggccTGCTGGCCTCAGCTGATGGCATAGCCCTGGGAAATGTATCTAACCCATCTGGGACCTTTGGTACTCTTTAGTTCAGATATCCTGAGGTCAGAGTTGCTTCGCAGAGCACCAAGGTTCTGTGGAGATGCCCCAGAGGCCATCCACAGCAGGAAGATGGGCTGTGACCTCTGGACGCCCCACTTCAATCAGATCAGAGTAGTTCCTCGCTCATGTTTTGCGTGTTATGATTCTGCTTAAGATTTCTCTTGATAAAAACAATCTTCTGCTTAAGATTTCTCTTGATAAAAACAATCTTCTGCTTGAAACTGTGTGTCTGCTGACTCCGTATCAGGTGCTCTTGGTCTGCCTGCAGACCTCCACCCCCTCACCAGGCTTCCTGGGAATTCCACTGAGCCTGAGGCAATGCCCACAAGGATGATGGCTGCCTCAGAGTCCAGCCTGTTCAGCTTTCATAGTGTTCCCATCGATGGAGAAGGGACAAGCACAGTCTTACCCAATCTGAGGTTAGCATGGGTCGAGTCTCAGCTAAGACCTGGGAATCTCCTGGATTCCATTTAGTGCCCCTAGAAGACACCCCCTCCCCCTCATCCATCACGCTGCTCACAGACTGGAGTAGCCACAAGTAAATAGGAGGGTGGTGGGCAGGACAGAGGGGCGGAAACGAACACACAGATGGATACACGTCCTTTATCGAGGAtgacaaaccaaaacaaaaccaaaaaaccccaaacatgtAAAAACCCAGGGTGCTAGAAATACAAACTCAATTCATTCAAACTCAAGCTCATCCAGACCCTGGTCACAAGCCCTCGTGAGGTGCACGTGAGCACCAAGTCAAGGACAGGGGACAGGAGTGAGGCCAAGGAAGGGTGGGCAGGGGGCCCTAACAGGCCCCCTAGTGACCACCCCCACACTGGCACCTCCACCTTCCCAGTGACAGGGAAGAGCTACCGGGCCTTGTTCCtgtgacccccaccccacccctggccagAGCTTCAAAGGCCAGTCCCAAATGGTTCTACCCTCCCTTGCTGCATCCTCACTTGCTCAGGCTTCTCGCCtcactcttctcctcctcctccactttcTTCTGTGATTAGTAGCAGGTTAGGATACTGTATAAGCCGCAGTGtggctgggggccaggggaggCAGGGTGGAGACGGAGCGAAGAGAGGAGAAGAAGAGCTGTCCAGGGACCCCCTCTCTTCACGGGATCCCGAACTGTACAACCAGCTCCTCTTTTGCGTCCACACGGATCTGAGAAAGTGCACTGTAGGCATAAGCAGCTATCCTGGAGACCTGGGACAGGGGGAcggggagagagaaacagaggagtGAGAAGGGAGATCCGGAGTGGGAGAGGGGGACTGGATGGTCAGGGAGGAGGGAATGACGGGGGAGAGGCAGCCAAGAAGAAAGGCACGGATTGGAAAGACAGGTGCAAAGAACAAAGGGTAGAAAAAGAACTAAGGTTGAAGAGCGGGCAtagggaggagagaaaaagagtgaaGTGGGAGACAGTTGGGCCCACAGGCCACCAGGGTCCCTCCCTTTACTCCTCCACCCCCTCAGAGGCGGAGAGGGTGGGGCAAGGGGTGGCTCACCTGCTGCAAGTCGGAGAGGGGGACGGGCTCGCTGGCCAGCACTTGGTGGGGCTGGCTGGTGAGAGACGGCAGCGGCGGCAGCTTCTTCCAATGGGTCAGGCTGCTGCTCAGCACAGCCAAACGGGTGCTGGCGgaagggagggcagggtggggacaGGCAGTCAGGCCACAGTAGTTGGCCCAACCCGCCCAGGCAGGCTTCATTCCTCAGACCAGAGAAGCAGGTGACAGGGCCCTGGCTCACCGCAAAGCCTCTCCAGGCCCACCTCCTTTGCTTTCCACACCCTTGGAGGTCACAGGGCAAGTTGGGTCAACACGAACATTGACTGAAGCACCCGAGTGATTTGTGGCCACCCTCCTGGGCCGCACCCAAACCAGGAGCCTGGACTGGGGCCCGAGCTCCAAAgctggagcagagggaggaggagggaggggcccAAGCAGCCCACGGGCTCTAGGCTGGCCAGGAGCTCACCTGTACTGCCGGGCCCGGTCCATGTACTCGTGCTGCTCCATGCCCTGGGAGTCTGCAGCAGACACGTCGATGATGTTGCTtcggggagaaggagagagaggaggtgaaAGGTGCTTCCAAGAGGGCCAAGCAAGCCTCCCTGCCAGATGATATCTCCAGGGCGATCTGATAATCGTGTCCTTGCTTGCCCACAGGAGCACGACTGGGTTCAGGAGTACCTCTCCCCACTGACCTTGGCCCGTCCCCTGCATCCTGGGTCTGGCCCCCAATCCCAGTCTTTAACATGCATGGAGGAGGGCTGTCCCAGGCCCGGTCCTGTGATGCCCACCTGGCTGTCTTGGCGAGGATGGAGGAGAGCAGCGCCTGCTCATCGGTGCGAGCAGAGGGCAGGCTGTGATAGTTGGGCTCGGCTCCATTGAGAGCTTTGGTGGGTGGGCTGCTAGGGTCCAGCAGCAGCTTCCGCTCCTCTCGGTCCTAGGAGAGACCACAGGGGAGACATCAGCCCCGCGGCCCTTAATCCAACCCACCTTATTGGGCTCTCCTCTTAGCCCAGCTCTGACCTTTAAgcaccaaaaatattttattaggaaCATCCCAAGTGCCCAGCTGTACGGAAGTGTCCGCTCCAGGACCGAGATCCTGCTTGCCTTTGGGAGCTAGGCTGGTGGTGGTCTAGGATGAGCTAAAGTGGAACCAAGCAGTCCTAGAGGCCCTGAAAAGATGGGCAGAGGCACAAAGCAGGTATTTAGTCACAGCCTTGCAGCTTCAGGAAACAGTCCAGCACCTGGTAGAGAAAGTATATTGGAGGCTGGAAGCCAGAGAAGGTGGAAAATACCAAACAGTGGAGTCTAGAGGGGACACTGATACAAGTCAGGAGCCCGAGTATGGCCCACCTGATCCCCCAGACCAGATCCTCCCTGGTCAGACTGTCTGCTCCCACGATGGAGGCCCTGTGGGGCCAGACAAGGCCTTGGGCCCCAAGGGAAAGCAGGCCCAACCTCTCAATGGCCATTCCTCATATTACCTCAGGAGTCTCAGCTGCAGGCTCTAGTCCCACCATCCAACGGTTCCTTCTTGAGGGCAGGGCCCTTCTACTCTCAGGAGTTcactctcctttcccctttgcgTGGGATTCCCAGGACCTAACTCAGTGCTCCCAGTGTACCTTTACTTGAACACGGAGCTGCTCCCTCCCTCACCAAGCCCCCACAGCTCTGTGAATGGGCCTTCCTTAGTGTCAGAGTCCTGTTTCTGCTGGCCCATGCCAATTACCACAACCCCTGAACTGACCTGAGACCAAACCAAGTCTCCCTGGTCCTATATAATGCTACATATTATTTCTCCTCATCTTGTTTTAGTCCCTTGATCTAATCTACTGTGATCTTTTTGAATACAACCCTGCCTTGAGCCCATCAGCTGTAAATCCCTGCTGGCTTTGTGTGAGCTGCAAAATGGATAAGCCATCATGCTGGGTATCCAAAGTATAAAGAACAAGGGCACCCAGGACGATGCCAGGGACAAGGGGCCATCCTGACTAAAGCTGACTCACCAGCCTTCAGTGCCAGACCACCAGACTCCTTAGTGCTCCATTCCAGGCCCATCTTAGTTCCTATTACAATCTTTCACACTTGCAGGCTCCCAGTTCCCCTGCCAACAGCTCGTCAACTCTCCTTACAGAGCACACTTCCTCCTGCCCCACCCTAGGCAAGGTCAGTCCTTTGACattactcttctttctcaagcctaGGCTGCCCATGTCCTTAGTTCCCAACAGCGTGAGACAGAAGCTCTAGGCTCCTGGCTCATCCAGCTCCCAAATCCTTTAGACGCCCCCTGACCCACCTAAAACGCAGGCTAAGTATTAAAGAACTTGAAAGACAAAATCTGTGCCAAAGATTAAACTATCTCTAAGGAAAGTTGGCTCCATAATAAAGCCTGAGTTGCTTTCTATATGTCCATCTTTTCCCCAGCCCCACTTCAGACAGATGCCCCTGCAGGACAAGGCCACTTCTCCCCTATCCAGGGTTCTTCAAGAACAAGGCTATTTTgggtttcagtggtaaagaatccacctgtcaatgcaagagagacaggttcgattcctgatatGGGacgatcccacttgccacagagAATTAAGCCtgtgcgtcacaactactgagcccggtgctctagagcccaggagggctctgtgcaactactgagcccgagtgctgtaactactgaagctggCATGCCCTAGGGCCAGTGCTCTccaacgagaagccaccacaatgagaagtccacacactgcaacttAGGtgctgctcgccacaactagagaaaagccctcacagcagtgaagacccaacacagccaaagaaaagaaaaagaacaagattgTTTTCCTGAGACCTAAACTCATGGAAGAGGCCATGCTACCACCATTAGAGTAGACAAcattgcccccacccccaaaagggTGAATGGAACATGGGGGAGGGTTTTTCACACCAATATTTGTCCTCAAGTCAACGTCAACCTGGGAGTAGTGTTTCACCATCTTCTCTTCACAGACATGTATGTAGTCTGCCTATGACTAGCCACCTGGTC is a window of Cervus canadensis isolate Bull #8, Minnesota chromosome 11, ASM1932006v1, whole genome shotgun sequence DNA encoding:
- the LRRC51 gene encoding leucine-rich repeat-containing protein 51 isoform X2; this translates as MNKRNYMNTSVQEPPLDYSFRSIHVTQDLLSEEPRTGLRPVRHARSGKSMTQSLRLNNNVLTDLRDFNHAVSQLLEHPENLAWIDLSFNDLTSIDPVLTTFFNLSVLYLHGNSIQRLGEVNKLAVLPRLRSLTLHGNPIEEEKGYRQYVLCTLPHITTFDFSGVTKADRTTAEVWKRMNIKPKKVRIKHNAL
- the LAMTOR1 gene encoding ragulator complex protein LAMTOR1; this translates as MGCCYSSENEDSDQDREERKLLLDPSSPPTKALNGAEPNYHSLPSARTDEQALLSSILAKTASNIIDVSAADSQGMEQHEYMDRARQYSTRLAVLSSSLTHWKKLPPLPSLTSQPHQVLASEPVPLSDLQQVSRIAAYAYSALSQIRVDAKEELVVQFGIP